Below is a genomic region from Sorghum bicolor cultivar BTx623 chromosome 9, Sorghum_bicolor_NCBIv3, whole genome shotgun sequence.
tacaaacgatATTGCTACAATATTACAAAACTTTTCACCCCGGGAACTGATGCAAAATGCTGGTAGAGCCAAACATGCATACACTAGATGGCGTTTTGTGATAGATTGGTAGTTCTTCTCCGAATATAATGCAAGCTGCCTAGATGCAGATGCTGGTAGGGTAGCTTAGCCAGAACTgaagctaggccttgtttacttcccgaaATGAAAAttttcgtgacactgtagcaccttcgtttgtttgtggtaattattgtccaaccatagactaactaggctcaaaagattcgtctcgtcaattttgaccaaactatgcaattagtttttatttttatttatatttaatactccatgcatgtatctaaagattcgatgtgacgggaaatcttgaaaaattttgcgtttttgggtggaagtaaacaagaccctagtGTGTGGGCAAGGCCAATACATGTGTTGTAGGAACAGGAGGGAAGAACAGTACCATGTTCTCCTACGACCAGTCAGACCATTGCCACGAGATTCCGACACGTTCTCCACGTGCACTGATGCGTTCCCGTCTGCCTGCCCCTGCATGCAACCATATTTCTCTTGCCATCAGCCTTCCTTTGTCAGCATATATGCTAGCTCCAGTAACGCATGACGACGCGCTAGACGTTACTGATGGTCATTGCTAACTCtctttttttaattattatatatataggatGGAACACTTactctttttattattatatattcattatcTATAATATAGGTTTAGACACTTATATACACGCTAATTTGTATTACTCCTACATGTGAACATACACACAACGGCACAACAAATTAATCGACAAACCTCTACGAATATCTCTACAAGACTAGAGCCAGCTTCTCTAGGGGTGCAAACCCCTccgattttctaaaaaaaaaaagactagaGTCAGCAAATGCCTCGCGGTCGATATGAACATCTACgtcattttgaaaacttataagCTCGATACACAAGTCCTACCGCAAAAAACCGAGCGTTCGCGTCATGACTTGCACCTGTCGCCTTCTTCTGACCATAATAATGCAAGTACTCACATCCCGAAGCCTTGTTCCCAAAAACTGCCGCTGAAGTTGCAGGTACACCCCCACAGTAGTACTGTATTTAGTCGGGTCCTCACATTCACAGTCACACATTGAAGTACCGAACTGTCTCTGAGACCCGATGATGAACTCTTCGATCCATCTCTTTGCCCactcttccccccccccccccccccccccccccggcctGCTGTGACTGCACAGAATCAGACACGAGATCGCGATGCGTTGGCTGCTACAGTTTCCATTTGTACCACCCCCCACtgccgtgcatgcatgcatgcccctGCCGCAGCCGCACAGTGTGACAGTAGACTGGATGGATGAAAACGCCGCCCACTTTTACCCCGCCGTCTCGCTCTTCACTCCTCACGGGTGCGAGTGGGTATGGTATGGGTAcccgccaaaaaaaaaaaaaaaaaagagctagCGTGAGAGCGAAAGCACCAGCCACCAGAGAGGGCTTTGCAGTTTCCGAGCACTGTGGCTACCTGTCCTCCGCCTGCCGCCGGCGATCACCGTTCCGTGTATGGTCGCCACGAGTGAGTCACCCATCCCATCGTCCAGCTGTAATAAAGTTACCTCACTCTCACCATCcatcgcccgcccgcccgctcgatcttgttgttgttgttggtgtGGGTGGTGGTGTCTCCTCTCGCTTGTTTTCTTGCCGCGAAATGGTGACCGCGGCCGGAATGCGGGGGGGCGTCTCACCGCGACACCGCCTGCCGTATCCGGTCCGTGGCCGGCGTGCGATGCTGGCCAGCCTGTGCGTGTCCAGTCTCTTACTTTTACTGTCAGCCGGTAACACAGGCGAGAGgtgtctgttttttttttcacccgGCTGCGGGCCGTGGGGGGGCTCGCGGTCGTCGTACGTGGCCCCGAAACACTACAAAACCCACCTACAAAACGCTCGCCGCGTCGTGTCGCGATCATTTCGACCGAGGCAGGCGTTTCGGTTCAATTCCCGAGCCAACCTCGCTCGCTCTACTGCGTGTGCCGGCCGCGCATGCCTCTGCGCTGCTGCGCGATGAAGTGCAGGGGGAGGAGTAGGGAGGaggagaagcagcagcagcagcaggcggcggTTGTCGCGTCGGCGGCGGTGCCGAGGCGCGGGCGCTGGTTCGACGGGGAGCATCAGCCGCCCgcggcgtcgtcgtcggcggtgGCGGGGCGGGCGGGATGGAGGCTGCGGtcgtgcgcggcggcggcgatcgCGGACTGCGTCGCGCTGGGGTGCTGCCCGTGCGCGGTCGTCGCGCTGCTGGGGATAGCGCTCGTCAGGGCGCCGCTCGCCGTGGGCCGCCGCCTCCGCAGGCGCAGGCTGTCGCTGCTGCGCAGGAAGCGGGTGCGCGACGTCGCGGCGTCCGCCAAGGGCGCCAAGGCGGCGGGGGCCGCGCCCGGCGCGGGAAGCGGGACGCTCCTGGACACGGCCGACGAACACGCCACCGTCGGCGCGGCGACGGCGCCggtgcatcatcatcatcagcagcagcaggccgAGGCGGAGGAGCTGGCGTGGCTGGAGGAGTTGTACCGGGTCGGCCACTGGGGCTTCGGCCGCGTCTCCTTCTCCGGGTCGGCGGGGAAAACCCCGTGACCACCGGCGCGAGGGGAGCCAGCCGCTACCCGCCAGCCGCACGAGTggagtgccgtgccgtgccggcgGCGGTTGCGGGGGGGGGAGAGCAGAGCAGGTGCACGTCCTCGTCTCGTCCGACGCTACGCGCTGCTGTAGGATTGATTGGTGCGCCGGTCCCGGGCGACGGGACGCGACGCGACGTGCCGACGTGGCTGATTGGTTTTGATGGCCTCGTCGTCGTCTCTCTAGGAGCGGGGTACATGTAAAGATCTCTTGCCGGACCTTGTCGGGTGCACGGCAACGTTTGGCGCCTAGCTAGTTTGGGCCCGGCCCTCTTGGTGCGCGGCCGCGGCCTCTTGGCCCGTGGGCGTGGCCGTGTGGGTGGGAGAGTAACGTAGCGTAGCGTAGGGGAAGTGTAGTGTAAAATGGTGGTTCGGAACTGGACGGGAAGGCCTTTCTAGCATGCACCCGTTGCACGGACCACGGTGTGAAAAGTGGCCTTTGTGTTCGTGCGGCTGGGGAACAAATTGTTTCTGTCGACTCATTTGGCTTCTTCTGTTGCGTTCTGTTTGCTTTTGATAATCTCTAATTTTCTATCTACTGGTTCTACTACTACAATATGACTAACTAGTACACTGTGCAGTTGAGAAGCATAAAACTATAAAAGTACTACTCCGATCCGTCCAATAATTTCGAAATGAAATCAAACACTGGATTTTTTTTTCCCCAAAAGGTAATAGAGGAAGTTGGAAAGAAATAATATCGGCCCAAGTCGAAGCGAGAGAGATGGTCCAGAATTTTGGCCCATTAACTTGAAGATGAGGGAGGCCGgccatctaggccttgtttagttcttaaaaaaatttacaaaaaatttcagatttctcgtcacatcgaatctttagacgtatgcattgagtattaaatatagataaaaatgaaaactaattgcacagtttagtcggaattgacgagacaaatcttttgagcctaattagtccataattagataatatttgtcaaatacagacGAAAGTGttattattcctattttgcaattttttttggaagtaaacaagaccctagccatattaggttttgctaaaaaaatacCTAGCCGTATAGGTCAAGCAAATAGCCCTTCTGTTCCACTACGCAAAAACCTTACGGAGCAAGCAGCCCTATGCCCTTTTTTCTAAAAGGGCTGCAAAAGCTTTGGCATTAATTTTATTAGACgaagaaaaaaaacaatttaCAGGCCTATGATTTGGCCAAGAACAAGAAACATAGAACTATCACTACACACTACTAGAGCCCCAACCAACGAAAAAAACACAACCATTAGGAACAGGAAAAGAAAACAACAACCAAAAGAAAACACCTGAACACCAAACCAAAGCTTAACTGAGAAGCCAGGAAAACAGACACCCTAAGCCTACTAAACCCTCTCTGGACTAATTAACATACGCCAAATAATGTTGTCAAATGTCATATTTGCAAAGATACGTCATTTATCTTGGTTGTGTGTTTTGTTGATGGAaggttcttctcttttcttttctttccacATATTCCACTAGAAGTATATCATGATCCCATCAAATTTTTTTCTCTGTGTTTTCTCAATCTTCATCCTACATTTGCACCAGAATTTGTATAAAGATCCGAAGACGTCTATGTTGTCCGGAATGGACATTCCAAGCCACTGTTTGAAGAGATTCCAAACTTCCTTAGTGAATGGACAATCCTTGCATTGTTGAGTTGGGTTTTCGTGATCAATACGGCATAGCTTGCAAATTGTACTAGTGCTACAAAGTTGTTGATTAATGCAGCAACACAAGTGCAAGCAAATAAagaggatgcaatgccactatgcaAGTGCAACATTATTCTTTTTACCCGTTATGTGATACAACTCTAACACCGGGCAGAGCTGGGGAACTTTCACGACTAAGACGaattaaatgctatagtctcaATTAAATTTTATCACATCAACCAAGCACCAAGTAACAAGAGCAAAGCAGGAGTGACTTGACCCGATCGACCACCTCCTACTTCCCCAGCACCGAACACTCCGAGTGGGTAGTGCCAGTGGTAGTTGAGTGAACGATGTGTATAGGTGTACAAAAAAGCCTACGAGGAACAGACGAGCAGTGCAAAAGGATAAGAAAAGGCACATGATGAGTCGCATCGCATTCGCATCCATCCGACTGCTGGCCTGCTGCACTCCATTCCACTTGGGATCGGCGGCATTCCCTTGCGTTGCTGCTCTCCAGCTTGGCTGCATTCCAGTTGTCCTACTCCATCGCCGGCCTCCGCCACATGTCATCGCCACTCGCCAGGCCTGGCCCGCTCACCCACCGGCCACTCCAGCTTCCTCCACTCACTGCCAAGTGGACCGGGGTTCGTAACAGGACCCACCTGTGCCGGTCGGAAACGGCCCGACGCGCAAAAGCGCCAATGGCCCCCGCTCGCGTCGCGCGCGCATCTGCCgttaccctcttcctcgcccgACCTTTATTTCCGCGCGGGCGCACGACGAGCTCTGCTCCACCAGATCACGACGGCCCAGCCAAGCTGGCCGCCATGCCCGACACCGAAAGCGACCATCGCCGCGGCGACGCTGCCGTCGCCCGCCTGGCTCTCGTTGCACCTCCCGCTGCACCGGCCAGC
It encodes:
- the LOC8064296 gene encoding uncharacterized protein LOC8064296; the encoded protein is MPLRCCAMKCRGRSREEEKQQQQQAAVVASAAVPRRGRWFDGEHQPPAASSSAVAGRAGWRLRSCAAAAIADCVALGCCPCAVVALLGIALVRAPLAVGRRLRRRRLSLLRRKRVRDVAASAKGAKAAGAAPGAGSGTLLDTADEHATVGAATAPVHHHHQQQQAEAEELAWLEELYRVGHWGFGRVSFSGSAGKTP